The following are encoded in a window of Rosa chinensis cultivar Old Blush chromosome 4, RchiOBHm-V2, whole genome shotgun sequence genomic DNA:
- the LOC112199753 gene encoding purple acid phosphatase 3, with product MILSNLAMACLSYERTRASRLHLVLVVLLYCISSEISSSFAELQRFEHAPKDDGSIRFLVVGDWGRRGFYNQSKVAWQMGRIGEKLDIDFVISTGDNFYGDGLKGVNDLAFLDSFKNIYTAKSLQKQWYSVLGNHDYRGNTEAQLSPALRKIDSRWLCLRSFIVNAAEIAEFFFVDTTPFATKYITDKKHQYDWSGVSPHGAYITNLLKDLNVALRKSSAKWKIVIGHHTIRSAGHHGETQELVRHLLPILKAHNVDMYINGHDHCLQHISSLNSPIQYFTSGAGSKAWRGDIKEYNSEAMKFFHDGQGFMSVNLTRSDALIVFYDVLGRILHTWKLNKQLHSAF from the exons ATGATACTTAGCAACTTAGCCATGGCTTGTCTTAGTTATGAAAGAACCAGAGCTTCACGCcttcatttggttttggttgtgtTACTTTATTGCATTTCTTCGGAGATCAGCTCTAGTTTTGCAGAGCTTCAGAGGTTTGAACACGCACCGAAAGATGATGGCTCGATTAGATTTCTGGTGGTTGGAGATTGGGGCAGAAGAGGGTTCTATAACCAATCCAAAGTTGCTTGGCAG ATGGGAAGGATTGGAGAAAAGTTGGATATAGATTTTGTGATATCGACGGGAGATAATTTCTATGGGGATGGATTAAAGGGGGTAAATGATCTTGCATTTTTGGATTCCTTTAAAAACATTTACACAGCTAAGAGCCTGCAAAAACAGTGGTATAGTG TTTTAGGAAATCATGACTATAGGGGTAATACAGAGGCACAATTGAGCCCTGCCCTCCGAAAGATTGATAGTCGATGGCTTTGCCTGAGATCTTTTATTGTCAATGCTGCAG AAATTGCAGAATTTTTTTTCGTGGACACTACTCCATTTGCGACCAAATACATAACTGACAAAAAGCATCAATATGATTGGAGCGGTGTGTCTCCCCATGGAGCTTACATTACCAaccttctaaag GATTTAAATGTAGCATTGAGGAAGTCGAGTGCCAAGTGGAAGATAGTGATTGGTCACCATACAATCAGAAGTGCTGGACATCACGGCGAGACACAGGAGCTGGTGAGGCACCTCTTGCCAATACTCAAGGCTCATAATGTTGATATGTACATAAATGGACATGACCACTGCCTGCAGCACATTAGCAGCCTCAATAG TCCGATTCAGTATTTCACAAGCGGAGCGGGTTCGAAAGCATGGAGGGGTGATATTAAGGAATACAATAGTGAGGCCATGAAGTTCTTCCATGATGGTCAAGGTTTCATGTCTGTGAACTTGACCCGATCGGATGCTCTTATCGTGTTTTATGACGTTTTAGGCAGGATTTTGCATACATGGAAGCTCAATAAGCAGCTTCACTCCGCTTTCTAA